GCAACGTCAGAGATCCAAGAGGAGAAACTATTGCAAGAGTTTTAAGAGAAGAAGGTAACATACCAATAGAAAGCATACGAATTGGTAAATCCATACATGGGGAAGTTCAAGCTGAAAGCAAAGAACAAGCAGAAAAATTAGTTATAAAAGCTTGTGAGGAATTACTGGTTAACCCTGTTACAGAGGAGTTTAAGGTGGAGATAAAATGAAAGCTGGAGTTATAGTATACCCAGGTTCAAATTGCGATCGAGATGCATTTTATGCATTAAAACTTTCAGGTTTTAAACCATATTTTGTTTCCACAAAGGACAATCTAGATGATTTTGAGCTTGTAATTCTTCCTGGAGGATTTTCATACGGTGACTATCTAAGACCTGGTGCTGTATCAGCAAGAGAATCATCTAATGTAAAAAAATTTGCAGAAAATGGCGGACTCGTACTTGGAATTTGCAATGGATTTCAAATACTTGTAGAAATGGGACTCCTTCCAGGTGGATTACTTCAAAATAAAAACGGAAAATTTATTTGTGAAACTGT
This genomic stretch from Thermosipho africanus Ob7 harbors:
- the purQ gene encoding phosphoribosylformylglycinamidine synthase subunit PurQ — its product is MKAGVIVYPGSNCDRDAFYALKLSGFKPYFVSTKDNLDDFELVILPGGFSYGDYLRPGAVSARESSNVKKFAENGGLVLGICNGFQILVEMGLLPGGLLQNKNGKFICETVELEVVNNETPFTLMYKKGEVIKLPIAHGFGRYVIDKQPNVVFKYKEDVNGSDQNIAGIINGNILGMMPHPERAVEKIMGSDDGIKLFKSLYEYIRGGKK
- the purS gene encoding phosphoribosylformylglycinamidine synthase subunit PurS, which gives rise to MQKFKFVIDIQYKSNVRDPRGETIARVLREEGNIPIESIRIGKSIHGEVQAESKEQAEKLVIKACEELLVNPVTEEFKVEIK